The sequence below is a genomic window from Thermanaerothrix sp..
GGGAATTTCGAATACACTGAGGGCACCCTTAATTGAAAGGATAAGATTCAATTTAACCACCGGTTTTATGATGGGGAACATGATGTACCGAAAAAGATCCCACCGCTCTGCCCCATCAAGGGCGGCGGCTTCATAAATCTCTTGCGAAATAGACTGAAAGGCCCCAAGGAACATAACCATGTTAAAGCCCATGTATCGCCAAATGGATGTTGCCGCAAGGGAATAGTTGATTACCCGGGGATCGGTAAGCCAGAGAATTTGCCCTTTAAAGCCAAGAAAGCGAAGGAAGGTATTTAAAGTACCGGTATCTCGGAAAAAATACAAAAAGATAAAACCAATAGCCACCCCATTAATCAAGTTGGGAAAAAATAAAATTCCTTTAAAGATGTTTTGTCCTTTGATAGGAAAATTCAGGAGGGTTGCAAAAAAGAGGGCCAGGGCAAGTTGGATAAAGGCTCCTACAAAATAGTAAATACTCA
It includes:
- a CDS encoding sugar ABC transporter permease: MTYTVQKKVIITLFLCVPLLLLLVFGYLPILNMIGYSFTRWDGLGKKEWVGLANYLELFTRIENFRVFFVSIYYFVGAFIQLALALFFATLLNFPIKGQNIFKGILFFPNLINGVAIGFIFLYFFRDTGTLNTFLRFLGFKGQILWLTDPRVINYSLAATSIWRYMGFNMVMFLGAFQSISQEIYEAAALDGAERWDLFRYIMFPIIKPVVKLNLILSIKGALSVFEIPYIMTGGGNGSSTFVIRTIDTAFKFNKIGLASAMAVVLTIIILLITAIQEKMFKEERYL